Part of the Caulifigura coniformis genome, CAGGGCAGAATTCGGCGTGTCAGGACGAGAGCGCGCCTGGCTGGATCGCTTTGCGGGGTGAGACCTTGCGACGATTCTCAACGGCGTGACAGCGCACGTTGAACGGCTAGACGCCGTACCACGCTCGTCGACGGTGGCGGTCGTGTTCGCGTCAAGCAAAACGAAGGCGAATATGGGCTGGAACTACAGGATCATGAGGCACGCCGACCAGAACGGCGTCTGGTACGGCTTACACGAAGCGTTCTACACAGACTGTCAACCGGAGGGTTGGACAAAGGACTCGGTGATCGGCGAGTTCGAGAGCGTTGAAGACCTCGTCACATCTCTGGAGAAGATGCTGAACGACGCCAGAAGATTCCGCGGCGACGTCCTGGAGTACACGGAAGGCCCCTCCGAATAGTTTGCACCGCTGCCTGTCCCCGATGCGGTCGAACGTGACGGATCATCTCTGTTCGGTGACACGGCGCAATTTGCCCACCGAATTACGAGCCCCGTCCGTAAACAGGCGGGATGATCAACAAAACCCCCGAGCCGAAACGCAAACGCCGACGATGGACAATCGCCGGAGCGTTGCTGCTGATGGCGGCCGCCGCAGGCTGGTGGTACTGGCCGCGAGGGGACGCCAGGTTCGTTGGCACTTGGGAGGTCTTTCAGGACTTCCAGAGCCATCCGGAGCAGAACTCCCCGAAGCCAATTCAGAGTGTCACGTTCTACGCGAATGGAACTGCCCGAGTTGTCCGGCCAGGCAGCAATCCGATAACGATGCTTGGGGCATGGCGGGTGGAGGGCGATGAGCTGCAGCTGGGTTACCAGATTCCCATCCGGTGGCGCTCAACAGCCGTCACAACCGCGCGTCGTATCGCCAAAGTCACTGGGCGATATTTGCTCGTCTATGAATGGGGCAATCGCGTTTCGTTTTCTCACACGAACGAATTTCGTGTGCACGACCGGGACGAGAAGATCAAGGACGGATTCTTTTACCGCCGTGTCCCCGAATGATCACCACACCCGGCACCCACCCAATCTCCCGCGCCAGCACTCACCCATCCGAGTACCGAGTCCTCCGTACCGAGTTCCCTCCCACCCCATCCTCCATTCATCCCTCGCGCCGCGACTCCATGCCGAAGGTCATCCTCGTTGACGCCGATCATGGAGATGCAATTGCAGATGACTTTCAATCGCCGACCAGTCGGCATCGGCACCCCAGTCATAAGGCCACACCCCCAGAGTCATGAGGTACTCCGGTGATGCCAGCAGCTCTTCGAGCTGTTCAATGACTCGCTTTGGAAAGTCAGTGCGATCTTCCCGGATGGCGTCAGTCGCCGGATGCCATCCGACGGGCAGGGACGACGTGGTTTCAATATCGACCAGGATTCGCAGCCACACATCGGCGGACTTCGCGAACTGCGTGCCGCCCGGGTTGCCGACCGCCTCCCACAACCGGATCCACGGGAACAGGACGTATCCTTCCGGATGGCTCAGGAGATAGTCGCGAAAGTCTCTTGGCTCATTCATCACCGCCCACTCGAAGCCAAAGCTCCGAACGAGCACGTTTCCCCAGACGCACGTGAATGCGAGCCCGTTGTCGCAGTGCCAGAGCCCCCCGCCGAGTTCATAGAACACCCAGTCGAGTTCACAGATGTCCCTAGGCCGCCCTTCGAACTGATACCGAGGGATCGTCGGGACGTTGAACCACTGGGTGAAGCGTTCGATCCCGGCATCAACGAGTCGACGCTCTTCCTGCGTCACCGGCCGCAGTTTTGAACGGTCCATCGATTGTGACGGGTCACTTTGCACCCCCACCCCCATTCATCCTTCCGCCTCTCAGCCTTCCTTCTTCCGCCTCTCATGCGCACTCGGCTCCGCCCACGACAAGAACCCCCATCGCAGCGGTTGATCCTGCATGTACTGCTTGTCGAGTTTCAGCGCCGTTACCGCCTTGCACAGCTCGAAACCGAGGTAGAACGCATGCGGCGCATCGAGCGTTGTCGACTTCGAGAACGAATCAAACAGTTCGAACGGATCGTCTCCCTGCCAGTACCCGTCGCGGTTCATCACGTGGATCCGGCCCCGCTCCACGAAAATCCGGAAGTTCGGGTCCTTGAGCTGGCGGCTCATCGCTTCGAGGAATTCTTCCCCCTGCGGGCGCAGCTTGTCGTCGCGGACGACGAGCAGCGGTGAATCGACCTTCTTGACCAGCCGCCGTTCATCGAGGGCCTGCTTCACCAGCCTCCGGGCGAGGTCGAATTCCTTCACCGAGGACCGGGCCCAGTTCGCGACCTCGGTCGTGAGCACACTGCCGATCGAGAGTTCCTGGCAGACCGCGGCCAGCAGGAAGTTGAGCCCGGCACTATCGACTTCCGACATCTCCGTGATGTTCCCGACGCCCATCATCATGGGCCAGTCGGCCCGTTCCCGCCGGACCTCGAAATACCTCGACAGCGAAGCCGCGAATCCGAACCCGATGGGTTCGATGATCGGGTCGACGCGAAACGGCCGGCCCGCCTGAGCCAGGCGCTCGGTGATCGGCACGAGTTGTTCCGGCGAAGCGGGGTTATCCGGAATCGCGATCCATTCCACCGGCAGGTCGACGGACCAGTCAAGATTCGAGTGGTTGACGCTCAGCACAAGTTCCGCCCCGGCCTCGACCGCCGCAGTGACTTCCTTCTGGTCGAAGCTGTCGACGGAGACGCGGAAACCTTCCTGCCTGAGCATCGCGACGACGCGGCCGATGCCGGACCACGATTCGCCGGGGATGCAGCCGACGTCGATCAGGTCGGCGCCGCTGCCCCGGTAATGATTCGACAGCGTCAGGATTTCGGCGTCCGACATTCGGGGGGCGTGGTTGATCTCGGCGATGATCTCGATGTCGAACCGGGACAGATCGACCGTCCGGGCGCCACCCAGGCCGAAGTGGGTGGGAAGGTCGAGAACGTCCTTCGGCCCGCGCTCGAAGGGGAGTCCGAACCGGTCCGAAAGCGGCTGCAGGTCGCCCTGGCACCAGCCGGGGAGGATCACCCGGTCGAACGGGCCGTCGATCGACAGTTTGCGGCTCAGCCATTCGGCATGCAGGAGCGCGGCGACGCTGATGCCAACGACTTCGACGTCGTACTCGAAGCCAATTCGCTGAGCGACCTCAGCCGTGATGCGTCGCACCAGCGGTTCGGCCAGCCGGCCCGTCACAAACAGGATTCGCTCACGCTGAGAAGGCATTTGCCCATCGTAAGAAGGGGCATGGCTGACCGCGAAGGGGCTCGCTGGTTTTCCCGGGGGCCGAGGAATGGGCGATGACCTGCAGGCTTGTGTGATGGTTCACACCAATGGGACTTCGTCCTGCGTGGCCGCCGCTGGAAAGTTAATGACGAGGTGAAAGCCGACTGCGGGGGCGAGGAAGAAGGAAGGGGACGTCACACTGCACTGGTCCGCCAGGTGCCACAGCCGAGACGGCTATGGCACCTGGGTTTGTTTTCGGGGCATGGTTGGACAGGAGGAGGGAGTTGGATGGCTTGGTTTCGGGGGCCGGCGGCGGGGCAGACGACCCGCAGGCTGGCGGCTGGCGGCTCACGCGCGGTCGGAAGCCGCGTCGCGTTCGGATGACGAAATCTTCGTGTCCAGCGACAGGGCGTCACCCGGTTCTGCACACGAAATGAATACGGACGCGACCTCGTGAGGGCCGGCGGGCGCGACCGGCGTTACAGGTTCGGGGCACTGTTGCGGGCGTCGAAGGATTGAAATTCACCGTGTCGCGAATACAGTGCGGGATTCCTTCCGCCGCAGGCAACGACAGATTTGCTGAACCAATGGCGAACTCCGCCGCGAAGGCCGCTTCTCAACCCGCTCCCCCCGACTCACACGCGGAACGCATCCTGGTTCTGGACTTCGGTTCGCAGACGGCCCAGCTGATTGCCCGCCGTGTTCGTGACCAGCACGTCTTCTGCCAGCTCGTCCGGCACGACCTGACGCCCGAACGGATCCGCGAACTGAACCCCAAGGGATTGATCCTTTCGGGCGGTCCCTCCAGCGTTTACGAACCGGGGGCTCCCCTGCCCCACCCCGGGATTTTCCAGCTGGGGATCCCGATTCTCGGCATCTGCTACGGGATGCAGGCCGCCTGCCGGGCTCTGGGCTGCGAGGTGAAGCCGTGCCTGTCGCGGGAATTCGGGCACACCCAGGTCCGTTCGGCCGACACTGACCCGTTCCTGGTCGGCGTTCCGGATGAATGGACCGTGTGGATGAGCCACGGCGACCAGGTGCAGAACCTGTCGGAGCAGTTCCAGGTCCTGGCTACGACCGACACCTGCCCGAACGCCGCGGTGAAGCACCACACCCTGCCGCTGTACGGGCTGCAGTTCCATCCGGAAGTGACGCACACCCAGTTCGGCGAACAACTGCTGGCGAACTTCGTGCGGAATGTCTGCGGTTGCCACGGCAACTGGAAGATGTCGTCGTTCATCGAGGAGCAGGTGCAGTCGATCCGCGAGCGGGTCGGCAGCAGCCGCGTGATCTGCGGGCTGTCCGGAGGCGTCGATTCGAGCGTGACGGCGGCCCTGCTGTTCAAGGCGATCGGGTCGCAGCTGTCGTGCATCTTCGTGGACAACGGCCTCGTCCGCCGCGGCGAGACGGAACAGGTTCGCAAGGAATTCAGCGAACATTTCCAGACGGACCTGCACGTCGTCGACGCGCGAGACCTGTTCCTGAACCAGCTTGCCGGCGTGACTGACCCGCAGCAGAAGCGGAAGATCATCGGCAAGGTGTTCATCGACGTCTTCCGCGAGGAAGCGAAATCGATCAAGGACGCGAAGTTCCTCGCGCAGGGAACGCTGTACCCGGACGTGATCGAATCGGGGGCGAATCCGGACGGTCCGGCCGCGACGATCAAGTCGCATCACAATGTCGGCGGGCTGCCTGCGGAACTGGGATTCGAACTGATCGAGCCTCTTCGGGACCTGTTCAAGGACGAAGTCCGGCGGATGGGACTGGAACTGGGGCTGCCGGAGAAGCTGATCTGGCGTCACCCGTTCCCGGGGCCGGGTCTGGCTGTCCGCTGCCTGGGGGACATTACCGCCCAGCGACTGGAGACACTTCGGGCGGTCGACGCCGTGTTCATCGAGGAACTGGAGGCCGCGGGGCTGTATCGCGAAGTGCAGCAGGCGTTCGCCGTACTGCTGCCGCTGCAGACCGTCGGCGTGATGGGTGACGCCCGGACGTATGAAGACGTCGTCGCCCTGCGGGCCGTGAACACTGACAACTTCATGACGGCCGACTGGTCGCGGCTGCCGTTCGACTTCCTGCAGAAAGTGTCGAACCGCGTGATCAACTCGGTCCGCGGCGTGAACCGGGTGGTGTACGACATCAGTTCAAAGCCGCCCAGCACGATCGAGTGGGAATAAAACGCACCGCGGAGACGCGGAGGACGCAGAGAAGAGGGAGATCGCCGCTGCGCTGCGAATCGCGGATTCAGACTCGGTCTCTCACTTTGATTACGAACCTTTGAACAAACCCCGAGTCTCGTCGGCAATGTGCTCCCACGCCGCGATCTCCCACTTCTCCCTTTCTCTGCGCCTCTGCGGTGACCTCTTCTTCGAATCGTCAGGACGGCCGGGTTGAAGGGATGCCTGCCGCGCCGGTGTTGAGGCCGGCCGGCAAGCCACTCACAGCTGCCGCGACGGCGCTGGCGCTCACCACCGCCTTCCTCTGGGGCGGCACGGCGGTTTCCAATCAGTTCGCAGTGGATCAGCTGCCGCCGCTCATGGTTGGCGGGCTGAGGTTCTTCCTGGCGGGGCTGTTCATGCTTCCCTGGTGCCTGGTGGAGCGGGCGCCGATCGGGATCACGCGGGCGCAGTGGAAGCCGGTGCTGGTGATGGCGGCGCTCCTGTTCCTGCAGATCGGCACGTTCAACATCGGGGGGAAGTGGTCGACGTCGTCGCACGCATCGCTGTTCGTGAACACCTACATCTTCTGGGTGGCGGGCGTGGAGCACTTCGTGACGCGGACGATCCGCCTCGGCTGGCGGGCGATCCTGGGGCTCGCGATTGCGGGGATCGGAGTCGCACTGCTGGTGCTGTCGACGGCCAAGCCGGCGGCGACCGCCGCGAGCGGGATGGATACGCCGACGCTGTCGGGCGACCTGATCCTGCTCTTGAGCGGCCTGATTCTCGGGGTCAAGGTGCTCTACACGAAGGACGCGGTGCGGCAGATCGCTCCCGGAACGGTCATCCTGTGGCACGACTTCCTCGGGGCC contains:
- a CDS encoding DUF6513 domain-containing protein, with the translated sequence MPSQRERILFVTGRLAEPLVRRITAEVAQRIGFEYDVEVVGISVAALLHAEWLSRKLSIDGPFDRVILPGWCQGDLQPLSDRFGLPFERGPKDVLDLPTHFGLGGARTVDLSRFDIEIIAEINHAPRMSDAEILTLSNHYRGSGADLIDVGCIPGESWSGIGRVVAMLRQEGFRVSVDSFDQKEVTAAVEAGAELVLSVNHSNLDWSVDLPVEWIAIPDNPASPEQLVPITERLAQAGRPFRVDPIIEPIGFGFAASLSRYFEVRRERADWPMMMGVGNITEMSEVDSAGLNFLLAAVCQELSIGSVLTTEVANWARSSVKEFDLARRLVKQALDERRLVKKVDSPLLVVRDDKLRPQGEEFLEAMSRQLKDPNFRIFVERGRIHVMNRDGYWQGDDPFELFDSFSKSTTLDAPHAFYLGFELCKAVTALKLDKQYMQDQPLRWGFLSWAEPSAHERRKKEG
- the guaA gene encoding glutamine-hydrolyzing GMP synthase — encoded protein: MANSAAKAASQPAPPDSHAERILVLDFGSQTAQLIARRVRDQHVFCQLVRHDLTPERIRELNPKGLILSGGPSSVYEPGAPLPHPGIFQLGIPILGICYGMQAACRALGCEVKPCLSREFGHTQVRSADTDPFLVGVPDEWTVWMSHGDQVQNLSEQFQVLATTDTCPNAAVKHHTLPLYGLQFHPEVTHTQFGEQLLANFVRNVCGCHGNWKMSSFIEEQVQSIRERVGSSRVICGLSGGVDSSVTAALLFKAIGSQLSCIFVDNGLVRRGETEQVRKEFSEHFQTDLHVVDARDLFLNQLAGVTDPQQKRKIIGKVFIDVFREEAKSIKDAKFLAQGTLYPDVIESGANPDGPAATIKSHHNVGGLPAELGFELIEPLRDLFKDEVRRMGLELGLPEKLIWRHPFPGPGLAVRCLGDITAQRLETLRAVDAVFIEELEAAGLYREVQQAFAVLLPLQTVGVMGDARTYEDVVALRAVNTDNFMTADWSRLPFDFLQKVSNRVINSVRGVNRVVYDISSKPPSTIEWE
- a CDS encoding DMT family transporter — its product is MTSSSNRQDGRVEGMPAAPVLRPAGKPLTAAATALALTTAFLWGGTAVSNQFAVDQLPPLMVGGLRFFLAGLFMLPWCLVERAPIGITRAQWKPVLVMAALLFLQIGTFNIGGKWSTSSHASLFVNTYIFWVAGVEHFVTRTIRLGWRAILGLAIAGIGVALLVLSTAKPAATAASGMDTPTLSGDLILLLSGLILGVKVLYTKDAVRQIAPGTVILWHDFLGAAMFFVASALTEPMPTSAPTWPTIWAMLYGGFVVSGFCFAAHAFQLRTYGASQISVFSFTTPVFGVGLGVLLRGDALSPWLLVCGVAVAVGITLVNLPEGSEAEALE